Proteins encoded by one window of Porphyrobacter sp. YT40:
- the rpoC gene encoding DNA-directed RNA polymerase subunit beta', with the protein MNDLTKFTNQLAKPETFDQIQIGIASPERIRSWSYGEIKKPETINYRTFKPERDGLFCARIFGPVKDYECLCGKYKRMKYKGVVCEKCGVEVTVTKVRRERMGHIELAAPVAHIWFLKSLPSRIGLLLDMQLKQLERVLYFESYIVTEPGLTPLEKYQLLTEDELLEAQDEYGEDAFTADIGAEAVRTMLMQLDLEAERDALMEELATTKSALKPKKIIKRLKVVESFIDSGNRPEWMILEVIPVIPPELRPLVPLDGGRFATSDLNDLYRRVINRNNRLKRLIELRAPDIIVRNEKRMLQEAVDALFDNGRRGRVITGANKRPLKSLSDMLKGKQGRFRQNLLGKRVDYSGRSVIVTGPELKLHQCGLPKKMALELFKPFIYARLDAKGLSMTLKQAKKWVEKERKEVWDILDEVIREHPVLLNRAPTLHRLGIQAFEPVLIEGKAIQLHPLVCSAFNADFDGDQMAVHVPLSLEAQLEARVLMMSTNNILSPANGKPIIVPSQDMVLGIYYLSMERQEKHPEFIEEKDGTKIEKLPRFADMAEVHQALETKAVTLHTRVIARVPQADENGVVEMKRFVTTPGRMLIGECLPKSHKVPFDIVNRLLTKREIGDVIDQVYRHTGQKDTVLFADAIMALGFRHAFKAGISFGKDDMIIPDAKEKLVEETKELVAGYEQQYQDGLITQQEKYNKVIDAWSKCGDMVADAMMAEIKAQPIDGETGKEAQINSIYMMSHSGARGSPAQMKQLAGMRGLMAKPSGEIIETPIISNFKEGLTVLEYFNSTHGARKGLADTALKTANSGYLTRRLVDVSQDCVIVEDDCGTQNALEMRAIVQGGSVIASLGERILGRTVAEDIVNAATGEVIVPAGTLLDEAMVKDIEAAEVQSAKIRSPLICEAEQGVCATCYGRDLARGTPVNIGEAVGVIAAQSIGEPGTQLTMRTFHIGGAAQLNETSHLEAISDGRIEYRDMPTITDKQGRILSLARNGEIAVIDAEGREREMHKVPYGTVLKFSDGDSVKVGDRLAEWDPFTLPIITEQSGVVRYQDLIEGITLEEQMDDATGIAQRVVTENRATGRKKKEDLRPRMTLLGEGGGETEAARYMLAPGTTLSVGDGDTVQAGDILARASREAAKTRDITGGLPRVAELFEARMPKDVSVIAKISGRIEFVREYKAKRKIAIVPEEGEAVEYLIAKTKVIDVQEGDYVKKGDTLVSGSPNPHDILEVMGVEALAEYLVNEIQEVYRLQGVKINDKHIEVIVRQMLQKVEITDGGDTTLLPGEQVDLAEMLEINGKLAKGKQGASGTPVLLGITKASLQTRSFISAASFQETTRVLTQAAVEGKKDTLIGLKENVIVGRLIPAGTGAGMNRLRVTANSRDAALKAAWKKQQEALSASGQREVEPEADAIGSEEKMKAAMAAMAGSAPAADVEDAGEE; encoded by the coding sequence ATGAACGACCTGACCAAATTCACCAACCAGCTGGCGAAGCCCGAAACCTTCGACCAGATCCAGATCGGCATCGCCTCGCCGGAGCGCATTCGCTCGTGGTCCTATGGCGAGATCAAAAAGCCCGAGACGATCAACTACCGCACCTTCAAGCCGGAGCGTGACGGGCTGTTCTGCGCGCGCATCTTCGGCCCCGTGAAGGACTACGAGTGCCTGTGCGGCAAGTACAAGCGCATGAAGTACAAGGGCGTCGTCTGCGAAAAGTGCGGCGTCGAAGTCACGGTGACCAAGGTTCGCCGCGAGCGCATGGGCCACATCGAACTGGCCGCGCCCGTCGCGCACATCTGGTTCCTGAAGTCGCTGCCCTCGCGCATCGGCCTGCTGCTCGACATGCAGCTCAAGCAGCTTGAGCGCGTGCTGTACTTCGAGAGCTACATCGTCACCGAGCCGGGCCTGACCCCGCTGGAGAAGTACCAGCTGCTGACCGAGGATGAACTCCTCGAAGCGCAGGACGAGTATGGCGAAGACGCCTTCACCGCCGATATCGGCGCGGAAGCCGTGCGCACCATGCTGATGCAGCTCGACCTCGAGGCCGAGCGCGATGCGCTGATGGAAGAGCTGGCGACCACCAAGTCGGCATTGAAGCCCAAGAAGATCATCAAGCGTCTGAAGGTCGTGGAAAGCTTCATCGATTCGGGCAACCGTCCCGAATGGATGATCCTCGAAGTGATCCCGGTCATCCCGCCCGAGCTGCGCCCGCTGGTGCCGCTGGACGGTGGCCGTTTCGCGACCTCGGATCTCAACGATCTCTACCGCCGCGTGATCAACCGCAACAACCGCCTGAAGCGCCTGATCGAACTGCGCGCGCCGGACATCATCGTGCGCAACGAAAAGCGCATGCTGCAGGAAGCGGTCGACGCGCTGTTCGACAACGGCCGCCGTGGCCGCGTCATCACCGGCGCCAACAAGCGTCCGCTGAAGTCGCTCTCCGACATGCTCAAGGGCAAGCAGGGCCGCTTCCGCCAGAACCTGCTCGGCAAGCGCGTCGACTATTCGGGCCGTTCGGTGATCGTGACCGGGCCGGAACTGAAGCTGCACCAGTGCGGCCTGCCGAAGAAGATGGCGCTCGAGCTGTTCAAGCCGTTCATCTACGCGCGACTGGATGCCAAGGGTCTCTCCATGACCCTGAAGCAGGCGAAGAAGTGGGTCGAGAAAGAGCGCAAGGAAGTCTGGGACATCCTCGACGAGGTGATCCGCGAACACCCGGTGCTGCTGAACCGCGCGCCGACGCTCCACCGTCTGGGCATCCAGGCGTTCGAGCCCGTTCTGATCGAAGGCAAGGCGATCCAGCTGCACCCGCTGGTCTGCTCGGCCTTCAACGCCGACTTCGACGGTGACCAGATGGCGGTCCACGTGCCGCTGTCGCTGGAAGCCCAGCTCGAAGCGCGCGTGCTGATGATGTCGACCAACAACATCCTCTCGCCCGCCAACGGCAAGCCGATCATCGTGCCTTCGCAGGACATGGTTCTGGGGATCTACTACCTCTCGATGGAGCGGCAGGAGAAGCACCCGGAATTCATCGAAGAGAAGGACGGCACCAAGATCGAGAAGCTGCCGCGCTTTGCCGACATGGCCGAAGTGCATCAGGCGCTCGAGACCAAGGCGGTCACGCTCCACACCCGCGTCATCGCCCGCGTCCCGCAGGCCGACGAGAACGGTGTGGTGGAAATGAAGCGCTTCGTCACCACGCCGGGCCGCATGCTGATCGGCGAATGCCTGCCGAAGAGCCACAAGGTGCCCTTCGACATCGTCAACCGCCTGCTCACCAAGCGCGAGATCGGCGACGTGATCGACCAGGTCTATCGTCACACCGGCCAGAAGGACACGGTGCTGTTTGCCGACGCCATCATGGCGCTGGGCTTCCGCCACGCGTTCAAGGCCGGCATCTCCTTCGGCAAGGATGACATGATCATCCCCGACGCCAAGGAAAAGCTGGTTGAGGAGACCAAGGAACTGGTTGCCGGTTACGAGCAGCAGTACCAGGACGGTCTCATCACCCAGCAGGAAAAGTACAACAAGGTGATCGACGCCTGGTCGAAGTGCGGTGACATGGTCGCCGACGCGATGATGGCGGAGATTAAGGCGCAGCCGATCGACGGCGAGACGGGCAAGGAAGCCCAGATCAACTCGATCTACATGATGAGCCACTCCGGGGCGCGTGGTAGCCCGGCGCAGATGAAGCAGCTGGCCGGGATGCGCGGTCTGATGGCCAAGCCTTCGGGCGAGATCATCGAGACCCCGATCATCTCGAACTTCAAGGAAGGTCTGACCGTTCTTGAATACTTCAACTCGACCCACGGCGCCCGCAAGGGCCTCGCGGACACCGCGCTGAAGACCGCCAACTCGGGTTACCTCACCCGCCGTCTGGTCGACGTGTCGCAGGACTGCGTCATCGTCGAGGATGATTGCGGCACGCAGAACGCGCTGGAAATGCGCGCGATCGTGCAGGGCGGTTCGGTGATCGCCTCGCTCGGCGAGCGCATTCTCGGCCGCACCGTGGCGGAGGATATCGTCAACGCGGCGACCGGCGAAGTGATCGTTCCGGCGGGCACCCTGCTCGACGAAGCGATGGTGAAGGATATCGAAGCGGCTGAAGTCCAGTCCGCCAAGATCCGCTCGCCGCTGATCTGTGAAGCCGAACAGGGCGTGTGCGCGACCTGCTACGGGCGAGATCTGGCCCGCGGGACTCCGGTGAACATCGGCGAAGCGGTGGGCGTCATCGCGGCGCAGTCGATCGGCGAGCCCGGCACCCAGCTGACGATGCGGACATTCCACATCGGCGGCGCGGCGCAGCTCAACGAAACCAGCCACCTCGAAGCGATTTCGGATGGCCGGATCGAATATCGCGACATGCCGACCATCACCGACAAGCAGGGCCGCATCCTCAGCCTCGCCCGCAATGGCGAGATCGCGGTGATCGACGCCGAAGGGCGCGAGCGCGAAATGCACAAGGTGCCTTACGGGACCGTGCTGAAGTTCAGCGATGGTGACAGCGTCAAGGTCGGCGATCGTCTGGCCGAGTGGGACCCGTTCACCCTGCCGATCATCACCGAGCAATCGGGTGTCGTGCGCTATCAGGATCTGATCGAGGGCATCACGCTCGAAGAGCAGATGGATGATGCGACCGGCATCGCCCAGCGTGTCGTCACCGAGAACCGGGCGACGGGCCGCAAGAAGAAGGAAGACCTGCGTCCGCGCATGACCCTTCTGGGCGAAGGCGGGGGCGAGACCGAAGCGGCGCGCTACATGCTCGCTCCGGGCACGACCCTGTCGGTGGGCGATGGCGACACGGTGCAGGCGGGCGACATTCTCGCCCGTGCGAGCCGCGAAGCCGCCAAGACCCGCGACATCACCGGCGGTCTGCCGCGTGTGGCCGAACTGTTCGAGGCGCGCATGCCCAAGGACGTTTCGGTCATCGCCAAGATTTCCGGCCGGATCGAATTCGTCCGCGAATACAAGGCCAAGCGCAAGATCGCGATCGTTCCCGAGGAGGGTGAAGCCGTCGAGTACCTGATCGCCAAGACCAAGGTGATCGACGTGCAGGAAGGCGACTACGTCAAGAAGGGTGATACCCTTGTTTCCGGCTCGCCCAACCCGCACGACATCCTCGAGGTGATGGGCGTCGAAGCGCTGGCCGAATATCTCGTGAACGAGATCCAGGAAGTCTATCGCTTGCAGGGCGTGAAGATCAACGACAAGCACATCGAGGTGATCGTTCGCCAGATGCTGCAGAAGGTCGAGATCACCGATGGCGGGGACACCACCCTGCTGCCGGGCGAGCAGGTCGATCTGGCGGAAATGCTCGAGATCAACGGCAAGCTGGCCAAGGGCAAGCAGGGCGCGTCGGGGACTCCGGTGCTGCTCGGCATCACCAAGGCGAGCCTCCAGACCCGCTCGTTCATCTCGGCAGCCTCGTTCCAGGAAACCACCCGCGTGCTGACGCAGGCGGCGGTCGAAGGGAAGAAGGACACGCTGATCGGGCTGAAGGAAAACGTGATCGTCGGGCGTCTGATCCCGGCGGGCACGGGTGCCGGCATGAACCGTCTGCGCGTCACCGCCAACAGCCGCGATGCGGCGTTGAAGGCGGCGTGGAAGAAGCAGCAGGAAGCCCTGTCCGCTTCGGGCCAGCGCGAAGTCGAGCCGGAAGCCGATGCGATCGGCTCGGAAGAGAAGATGAAGGCCGCAATGGCCGCCATGGCTGGCTCCGCCCCGGCGGCCGACGTCGAGGACGCAGGCGAAGAGTAA
- a CDS encoding DNA-directed RNA polymerase subunit beta' has product MPGRPNPTTATRAIIAKLAQPPRVESLGPIGGRFVHALRLIALHERLQRDPVPELAVRLGGVEIAAKALILAQAISATWPENIHVSRFCCRLLSHDETTIGMFVDAAARGDRLGFEGALGGLIRADRMPRLWEGALALAAAELRAV; this is encoded by the coding sequence ATGCCCGGTCGACCAAATCCCACCACCGCCACGCGCGCCATCATCGCCAAGCTGGCGCAGCCACCACGGGTCGAGAGCCTCGGCCCGATCGGCGGGCGCTTCGTCCATGCGCTGCGGCTCATCGCCTTGCACGAGCGCCTGCAGCGTGATCCGGTGCCGGAACTGGCGGTCAGGCTTGGCGGGGTGGAGATCGCGGCCAAGGCGCTGATCCTCGCGCAGGCGATCTCCGCCACTTGGCCCGAGAACATCCACGTCTCGCGCTTCTGCTGCCGGTTGCTCAGCCATGACGAAACCACCATCGGGATGTTCGTCGACGCCGCTGCCCGCGGCGACCGCCTTGGCTTCGAGGGCGCACTTGGCGGCCTGATCCGCGCCGACCGGATGCCGCGCTTGTGGGAGGGCGCTCTGGCGCTGGCGGCGGCGGAATTGCGCGCTGTGTGA
- the gltX gene encoding glutamate--tRNA ligase yields the protein MTTTRFAPSPTGRLHVGNIRTALHNWMLARQAGGSFILRIDDTDAERSREDYVEAIRADLTWLGLTWDREERQSARLDRYEAAFDALKAAGRIYPCYESAQELEIKRKIALGRGLPPIYDRAALKLTDAERAAKEAEGTAPHWRFLLDHDEPIAWEDGIRGAQKFDPGQLSDPVIRRADGSWLYMMPSAVDDIDMGVTQVLRGEDHVSNTAVQIQIFTALYTAQFAAAKPLPGFAHEALLVGKEGKLSKRLGSLGCDAFRERGIEPEAIIALLSRLGTSQPVEPIADRAALTASFDLSTFGRAPAKFDEEDLERLNAGIVHQLPFEAVAARLPEGMDAAGWHAVRPNLAHVGEAADWWRLVTGPITQPEFAPEDKAFLAEAARLLAWGDDPWGALTSALKEATGRKGKPLFLPLRQALTGMDHGPDMGELLPLIGEAEARARLTRAAA from the coding sequence ATGACCACCACCCGTTTCGCCCCTTCGCCCACGGGCCGGCTCCATGTCGGCAATATCCGCACCGCGCTTCACAACTGGATGCTGGCGCGGCAGGCGGGCGGCAGTTTCATCTTGCGGATCGATGACACCGATGCCGAGCGCAGCCGTGAGGACTATGTCGAAGCGATCCGCGCCGACCTCACCTGGCTGGGTCTCACTTGGGACCGCGAGGAGCGACAGTCTGCGCGGCTCGACCGCTACGAGGCGGCGTTTGACGCGCTCAAGGCGGCAGGGCGCATCTACCCCTGCTACGAAAGCGCGCAGGAGCTCGAGATCAAGCGCAAGATCGCGCTCGGGCGCGGCCTGCCGCCGATCTACGACCGCGCCGCGCTCAAGCTGACCGACGCAGAGCGCGCCGCGAAGGAGGCCGAAGGCACCGCGCCGCACTGGCGGTTCCTGCTCGATCATGACGAGCCGATCGCGTGGGAGGACGGCATTCGCGGCGCGCAGAAATTCGATCCGGGGCAGCTCTCCGATCCCGTCATTCGCCGCGCCGATGGGTCGTGGCTCTATATGATGCCGAGCGCCGTAGACGACATCGACATGGGCGTGACGCAGGTGCTGCGCGGCGAGGATCATGTATCGAACACAGCTGTTCAGATTCAGATCTTTACCGCACTTTATACTGCACAATTCGCTGCAGCAAAACCGCTGCCCGGCTTCGCCCACGAAGCGCTGCTGGTGGGCAAGGAAGGCAAGCTGTCGAAGCGCCTCGGGTCGCTCGGCTGCGATGCCTTTCGGGAGCGCGGGATCGAGCCCGAAGCGATCATCGCCCTGCTGTCGCGGCTCGGCACTTCGCAACCGGTCGAGCCGATCGCCGATCGCGCGGCGCTGACCGCCAGCTTCGACCTGTCGACCTTCGGCCGCGCACCTGCGAAGTTCGACGAGGAGGATCTCGAACGGCTCAACGCCGGGATCGTCCACCAGCTGCCCTTCGAGGCGGTCGCGGCACGGCTGCCGGAGGGCATGGATGCCGCCGGTTGGCACGCGGTGCGCCCCAACTTGGCCCATGTGGGCGAAGCGGCGGACTGGTGGCGGCTGGTGACCGGCCCGATCACGCAGCCGGAGTTTGCGCCCGAGGACAAGGCGTTCCTGGCCGAGGCCGCGCGGCTGCTGGCGTGGGGCGACGACCCGTGGGGAGCGCTGACTTCGGCGCTCAAGGAGGCGACGGGCCGCAAGGGCAAGCCGCTGTTTCTGCCGCTACGTCAGGCGCTGACCGGCATGGATCACGGCCCCGACATGGGCGAGTTGCTCCCGCTGATCGGCGAGGCCGAGGCGCGCGCAAGGCTTACCCGCGCCGCCGCCTGA
- the glgX gene encoding glycogen debranching protein GlgX, with translation MSADLGAIVSEGSTRFRVRAPRADALMLCLFDADGNETRHDMTRDEDGAHWVLELPEDMAGQRYGYRARGEWAPEKGLWFDEAKLLVDPHATQLDRRFKADKALTEYGAETGHLVPRAIVMREYDGFPKQPPVFDRGGLIYEVNVRGFTLNHPDVPADQRGTIAAMAHPAVIAHLRKIGVSAVEFMPVIAWMDEPHLGPLGLANHWGYNPVAPMALDPGLCPGGVRELRKTVEALHEAGIGVLLDLVFNHTGEGDAGGNVICLRGLDDSAYARSEDGVMLNDSGCGNTVDFGQEWVRELALDTMRHFVARCGIDGFRFDLAPIMARSPGFDPEAPIFAAIADDEWLHDRVMIAEPWDIGPGGYQLGHFPQNWLEWNDRFRDDVRQFWRGDAGVAALATRIAGSSDLFGRDCRSVNFLAAHDGFTLADTVAYEERHNEANGEDNRDGHGDNNSWNNGVEGPTDDPEVLARRAADLRALLGTLFASTGTIMLTAGDEFGRTQGGNNNAYCQDMPIDWEGRDTALEDHVAALSAERAANVAAFAQFPEDGQWLTLDGAEMTPGDWENPETPGFIHRPPSGHDRPAIRIDRDAREAGWA, from the coding sequence GTGAGCGCCGATCTCGGCGCGATCGTCAGCGAGGGCTCCACCCGTTTCCGCGTGCGCGCTCCGCGTGCGGATGCGCTGATGCTCTGCCTGTTTGACGCGGACGGCAACGAAACCCGTCACGACATGACCCGCGACGAAGACGGCGCGCACTGGGTCCTCGAGCTTCCCGAGGACATGGCTGGCCAGCGCTACGGCTACCGCGCGCGCGGCGAGTGGGCGCCCGAAAAGGGACTGTGGTTCGACGAGGCCAAGCTGCTGGTTGATCCCCACGCAACCCAGCTGGACCGCCGGTTCAAGGCCGACAAGGCGCTCACCGAATATGGTGCCGAAACCGGCCACCTGGTGCCACGCGCCATCGTGATGCGCGAATATGACGGTTTTCCCAAGCAGCCACCGGTCTTCGATCGCGGCGGGCTGATCTACGAAGTCAACGTGCGCGGTTTCACGCTGAACCATCCCGATGTGCCCGCCGACCAGCGCGGCACGATTGCGGCGATGGCGCATCCGGCGGTGATCGCACATCTCCGGAAGATCGGCGTGAGCGCTGTGGAGTTCATGCCGGTCATCGCCTGGATGGACGAGCCGCATCTCGGCCCCCTCGGTCTTGCCAACCACTGGGGCTACAACCCGGTCGCCCCGATGGCGCTCGATCCCGGCCTGTGTCCGGGCGGCGTGCGGGAATTGCGCAAGACCGTCGAGGCGCTGCACGAGGCCGGCATCGGCGTGCTGCTCGACCTCGTCTTCAATCACACCGGCGAAGGCGATGCGGGCGGCAATGTGATCTGCCTGCGCGGGCTGGACGACAGTGCCTATGCGCGCAGCGAAGACGGCGTGATGCTCAACGATTCCGGTTGCGGCAACACCGTCGATTTCGGGCAGGAATGGGTGCGCGAGCTGGCGCTCGACACGATGCGGCATTTTGTCGCGCGCTGCGGGATCGACGGGTTCCGCTTCGATCTCGCCCCGATCATGGCGCGCAGCCCCGGCTTCGATCCCGAGGCGCCGATCTTTGCCGCGATCGCAGACGACGAATGGCTCCACGACCGGGTGATGATCGCCGAGCCGTGGGACATCGGCCCGGGCGGCTACCAGCTCGGCCATTTCCCGCAAAACTGGCTCGAATGGAACGACCGCTTCCGCGACGATGTCCGGCAATTCTGGCGCGGGGACGCCGGTGTCGCCGCGCTCGCCACGCGGATCGCCGGGTCATCCGACCTGTTCGGGCGCGACTGCCGCAGCGTCAATTTCCTCGCCGCGCATGACGGCTTTACCCTCGCCGATACGGTCGCCTACGAAGAGCGTCACAACGAGGCCAATGGTGAGGACAACCGCGACGGGCACGGCGACAACAATTCGTGGAACAACGGGGTCGAAGGGCCGACCGACGACCCCGAAGTCCTCGCCCGCCGCGCCGCCGATCTGCGCGCGCTGCTGGGCACGCTGTTCGCCTCGACCGGCACGATCATGCTGACCGCGGGCGACGAATTCGGGCGCACGCAGGGCGGCAACAACAATGCCTATTGTCAGGACATGCCGATCGACTGGGAGGGGCGCGACACGGCGCTGGAGGATCATGTCGCGGCGCTTTCGGCGGAACGCGCGGCGAACGTCGCCGCTTTCGCGCAGTTCCCCGAAGACGGGCAATGGCTCACGCTCGATGGCGCGGAGATGACACCGGGCGATTGGGAGAATCCCGAGACCCCCGGCTTCATCCACCGTCCCCCGTCCGGGCACGACCGCCCCGCCATTCGCATCGACCGCGATGCGCGCGAGGCGGGCTGGGCCTGA
- a CDS encoding alpha-D-glucose phosphate-specific phosphoglucomutase, which translates to MIQTVSTTPFDGQKPGTSGLRKKVRVFQQPNYAENFIQSVFDVVERPAGSTLVIGGDGRFHNRTVIARAIEMAAANGYARVLVGQGGILSTPAASHVIRKYGASGGLILSASHNPGGPDEDFGIKYNIANSGPAPEAVTEAIYARTQTIDRWMMIEGHVDLDRIGTSQVGEMVVEVIDPVADYADLMEELFDFDAIRAAVQNGLSMAFDAMHAVTGPYAHDILERRLGFREGTVRNGTPLEDFGGHHPDPNLVHARVLYDLMMSDDAPALGAASDGDGDRNLIIGKGVFVTPSDSLAMLAANAHLAPAYAGGLKGIARSMPTSAAADRVAEALGIPLWETPTGWKFFGTLLDAQLATICGEESAGTGSDHVREKDGLWAVLLWLNILAVTGKPVAELAREHWARFGRNYYARHDYEAIATDRANALMAALEASLAGLPGQSFGALTVSAADQFAYTDPVDGSVSRNQGVRVMFACGSRIVFRLSGTGTEGATLRVYLERYEGPDGRLTEETPAMLADLIAAAEAIAGIAAHTGRTAPDVVT; encoded by the coding sequence ATGATCCAGACCGTCTCCACCACGCCCTTCGACGGCCAGAAGCCCGGCACATCGGGCCTGCGCAAGAAGGTGCGGGTGTTCCAGCAACCGAACTATGCCGAGAACTTCATCCAGTCGGTCTTCGACGTGGTCGAGCGCCCGGCAGGTTCCACGCTGGTGATCGGCGGCGACGGGCGGTTCCACAACCGCACCGTGATCGCGCGCGCGATCGAGATGGCGGCGGCCAATGGCTATGCCCGCGTGCTGGTGGGCCAAGGCGGCATACTCTCGACCCCCGCGGCCTCCCACGTGATCCGCAAATATGGTGCGAGCGGCGGGCTGATCCTGTCGGCCAGCCACAACCCCGGCGGGCCGGACGAGGATTTCGGAATCAAGTACAACATCGCCAATAGCGGCCCCGCGCCCGAAGCGGTGACCGAGGCGATCTATGCTCGCACGCAGACCATCGACCGCTGGATGATGATCGAGGGCCACGTCGATCTCGACCGCATCGGCACGAGCCAAGTGGGCGAGATGGTGGTCGAAGTGATCGACCCCGTCGCCGACTATGCCGATCTGATGGAAGAGCTGTTCGATTTCGACGCGATCCGCGCGGCGGTGCAAAATGGCCTGTCGATGGCTTTCGACGCGATGCACGCGGTGACCGGCCCCTATGCACACGACATCCTCGAACGCCGCCTCGGCTTTCGCGAGGGCACGGTGCGCAACGGCACTCCGCTCGAGGATTTCGGCGGGCACCATCCCGATCCCAACCTCGTCCATGCCCGGGTGCTCTACGACCTGATGATGTCGGACGATGCGCCCGCGCTGGGCGCGGCGTCGGACGGGGACGGGGATCGCAATCTCATCATCGGCAAGGGGGTCTTCGTCACGCCTTCGGATTCGCTGGCGATGCTGGCCGCCAATGCCCACCTCGCGCCTGCCTATGCCGGGGGGCTGAAGGGCATCGCCCGCTCGATGCCCACCAGCGCAGCGGCCGACCGGGTGGCCGAAGCGCTGGGCATCCCGCTGTGGGAGACGCCGACGGGGTGGAAGTTCTTCGGCACGCTGCTCGATGCGCAGCTGGCGACGATCTGCGGCGAGGAAAGCGCGGGCACCGGCAGCGATCACGTGCGCGAGAAGGACGGGCTGTGGGCGGTGCTGCTGTGGCTCAACATCCTCGCCGTCACTGGCAAACCGGTGGCAGAGCTGGCGAGAGAGCACTGGGCGCGGTTCGGGCGCAACTACTACGCCCGCCACGATTACGAGGCGATCGCGACCGACAGGGCGAATGCGCTGATGGCGGCGCTGGAAGCCTCGCTGGCGGGCCTGCCGGGCCAGAGCTTCGGCGCGCTGACCGTCAGCGCTGCCGACCAGTTCGCCTATACCGATCCGGTCGACGGCTCGGTGAGCCGCAATCAGGGCGTACGGGTGATGTTCGCCTGCGGATCGCGGATCGTGTTCCGCCTGTCGGGCACCGGCACGGAAGGCGCGACCTTGCGGGTCTATCTCGAACGCTACGAGGGGCCGGACGGGCGGCTGACGGAAGAGACGCCCGCGATGCTCGCCGACCTGATCGCCGCCGCCGAGGCCATCGCCGGCATCGCCGCGCACACGGGCCGCACCGCACCGGATGTGGTGACGTGA
- the glgA gene encoding glycogen synthase GlgA encodes MSMKVLSVASEAAGLVKTGGLADVAGALPAALAAQGVAVTTFVPGYPAVLAKLGKKPQAVHKWDALLGTPARLLAGKLGDHPLLVLDAPALFAREGGPYADPSGRDWDDNWHRFAAFARAAADIAGGALKGHDFDLVHAHDWQAGLVPAYLRLAPLKGGRAVPSVMTIHNMAFQGYYPAEVFPKLGLPPSAWTVDGVESYGGVGFLKAGMQLADAITTVSPTYAGEIRSVEFGMGLEGIVLARSNRVHGILNGIDTAEWNPATDPHLVANFTAATLAARRKNKRAIEKEFSLDRGDGPLFVVVTRLTWQKGMDVLAGVLDHLAGIGARLALLGSGESEIEQAFLAAAARHPGRIGVRIGYDEALSHRLQAGGDAILIPSRFEPCGLTQLYGLAYGCVPVVARTGGLADTVIDANPAALAAGVATGIQMNAVSHNALAMAVSRAVELYHHPAEWKRLQKNGMKADFSWGASGAAYAALYRQLIEEQA; translated from the coding sequence GTGAGCATGAAAGTCCTGTCGGTCGCATCCGAGGCGGCGGGGCTGGTCAAGACCGGCGGGCTTGCCGATGTGGCGGGCGCATTGCCGGCGGCGCTGGCGGCGCAGGGGGTGGCGGTGACGACCTTCGTCCCCGGCTATCCGGCGGTGCTGGCAAAGCTCGGAAAGAAGCCGCAGGCGGTTCATAAGTGGGATGCGCTGCTTGGCACCCCGGCGCGGCTGCTGGCGGGCAAGCTGGGCGATCACCCGCTGCTGGTACTCGATGCCCCTGCCCTGTTCGCGCGCGAGGGCGGGCCCTATGCCGATCCCTCGGGCCGCGATTGGGATGACAACTGGCACCGCTTTGCCGCCTTCGCCCGCGCCGCCGCCGACATCGCGGGGGGCGCGCTGAAGGGACACGATTTCGATCTCGTCCACGCGCACGACTGGCAGGCGGGCCTCGTCCCCGCCTACCTGCGCCTCGCGCCGCTGAAGGGCGGGCGGGCCGTGCCGAGCGTAATGACGATCCACAACATGGCGTTTCAGGGCTATTACCCCGCAGAGGTGTTCCCCAAGCTGGGCCTGCCGCCCTCGGCATGGACCGTGGACGGGGTCGAAAGCTACGGCGGGGTCGGTTTTCTCAAGGCCGGGATGCAGCTGGCCGACGCGATCACCACGGTCAGCCCGACCTATGCAGGCGAGATCCGCAGCGTCGAATTCGGCATGGGGCTGGAGGGGATCGTCCTCGCCCGCTCCAACCGCGTGCACGGCATCCTCAACGGGATCGACACCGCCGAGTGGAACCCGGCGACCGACCCGCATCTGGTGGCCAATTTCACCGCAGCAACTCTCGCCGCACGGCGGAAGAACAAGCGCGCGATCGAGAAGGAATTCAGTCTCGATCGCGGCGACGGGCCGCTGTTCGTGGTCGTCACCCGGCTGACGTGGCAGAAGGGGATGGACGTGCTCGCCGGAGTGCTGGACCACCTCGCCGGGATCGGCGCGCGGCTGGCACTACTGGGGTCGGGCGAAAGCGAGATCGAGCAGGCCTTCCTCGCCGCCGCCGCGCGCCATCCGGGGCGGATCGGCGTGCGGATCGGCTATGACGAGGCGCTCTCGCACCGCTTGCAGGCAGGCGGCGATGCGATCCTTATACCGAGCCGCTTCGAGCCCTGCGGCCTGACCCAGCTTTACGGCCTCGCCTATGGCTGCGTCCCCGTTGTGGCGCGCACCGGAGGCCTCGCCGACACGGTGATCGACGCCAACCCCGCCGCGCTGGCCGCAGGGGTGGCGACCGGCATCCAGATGAACGCCGTCAGCCACAACGCGCTCGCCATGGCGGTGAGCCGCGCGGTGGAACTCTACCACCATCCGGCAGAATGGAAGCGGCTTCAGAAAAACGGGATGAAGGCCGACTTTTCATGGGGCGCCAGCGGCGCGGCCTATGCGGCGCTCTACCGCCAGCTGATCGAGGAACAGGCATGA